A part of Chitinimonas koreensis genomic DNA contains:
- the cmk gene encoding (d)CMP kinase — MDTHPHIPVIAIDGPSASGKGTVAARVAAKLGWHYLDSGAIYRLTALAATRRGVSLDDEAAVAAVAATLDAAFLEGAILLDGDDATEDIRAEAVGEGASRVAVLPSVRAALLQRQRDFGRPPGLVADGRDMGSVVFPTASLKVFLTASAQVRADRRYKQLIAKGEAVKIQQILQDIEQRDARDRARSVAPLQQLPDAQLLDTTELTVEQAVRTVLDWWRQLLPR; from the coding sequence ATGGATACGCATCCCCATATTCCCGTGATCGCCATCGACGGCCCTTCCGCTTCGGGCAAGGGGACCGTCGCCGCCCGCGTGGCGGCCAAGCTCGGCTGGCACTACCTCGATTCCGGCGCGATCTACCGGCTCACCGCGCTGGCGGCGACGCGGCGCGGCGTATCGCTCGACGACGAGGCGGCGGTGGCGGCGGTGGCGGCCACGCTCGACGCGGCCTTTCTCGAAGGCGCGATCCTGCTCGACGGCGACGATGCGACCGAGGACATCCGTGCCGAAGCGGTCGGCGAGGGCGCCTCGCGCGTCGCCGTGCTGCCCTCGGTGCGCGCCGCGCTGCTGCAGCGCCAGCGCGATTTCGGCCGCCCGCCCGGCCTGGTGGCCGATGGCCGCGACATGGGCTCGGTGGTTTTCCCGACCGCGTCGCTCAAGGTGTTTCTGACCGCCAGCGCCCAGGTGCGCGCCGATCGACGCTATAAGCAGTTGATTGCAAAAGGGGAAGCCGTTAAAATCCAGCAGATTTTGCAGGACATCGAGCAACGCGACGCGCGCGACCGTGCGCGCAGCGTGGCTCCGCTCCAGCAACTACCGGATGCCCAGCTGCTCGACACGACCGAATTGACGGTCGAGCAAGCGGTCCGGACCGTGCTCGACTGGTGGCGGCAACTGCTGCCGCGCTGA
- the rfaE1 gene encoding D-glycero-beta-D-manno-heptose-7-phosphate kinase, whose amino-acid sequence MKHDSLRQSLARTRVLVAGDVMLDRYWFGDVERISPEAPVPVALVRRTEERAGGAANVARNIAAIGGRATLLSVVGADEPGAALERLVVEHGVAASLFRDASITTTVKVRVVARQQQLIRLDFEYSPSHEVLAATLDAYLAALAEHDVVILSDYGKGGLTHVTTMIEAARAAGKPVLIDPKGDDYSRYRGATLLTPNRSELRQVTGKWRDDADLEARAQALRADLALDALLVTRSEEGMSLYEAGGAHHVPTVAREVYDVSGAGDTVIATLAAMLGAGLPLAQAMEWSNRAAGIVVGKLGTAVATAEELFDA is encoded by the coding sequence ATGAAGCACGATTCCCTCCGCCAGTCCCTGGCCCGAACCCGCGTCCTGGTCGCCGGCGACGTGATGCTGGACCGCTACTGGTTCGGCGACGTCGAGCGCATCTCGCCCGAGGCGCCGGTGCCGGTCGCGCTGGTCCGGCGCACCGAGGAGCGCGCCGGCGGCGCCGCCAACGTGGCGCGCAACATCGCCGCGATCGGCGGCCGCGCCACGCTCTTGTCGGTGGTCGGCGCCGACGAGCCGGGCGCGGCGCTCGAGCGTCTGGTGGTCGAGCATGGCGTGGCCGCCTCGCTGTTCCGCGACGCCAGCATCACCACCACCGTCAAGGTGCGGGTGGTGGCGCGCCAGCAGCAGCTGATCCGGCTCGACTTCGAATACAGCCCGAGCCACGAAGTGCTGGCCGCCACGCTCGACGCCTACCTGGCCGCGCTGGCCGAGCACGACGTGGTGATCCTGTCGGACTACGGCAAGGGCGGCCTGACCCACGTCACCACCATGATCGAAGCGGCCCGGGCGGCCGGCAAGCCGGTGCTGATCGACCCCAAGGGCGACGACTACAGCCGCTACCGCGGCGCCACGCTGCTGACGCCGAACCGTTCCGAATTGCGCCAGGTGACCGGCAAGTGGCGCGACGACGCCGACCTCGAGGCGCGTGCCCAGGCGTTGCGCGCCGACCTGGCGCTCGACGCGCTGCTGGTGACGCGCTCGGAGGAGGGCATGAGCCTGTACGAGGCCGGCGGCGCCCATCACGTGCCGACCGTGGCGCGCGAGGTCTACGACGTCTCCGGTGCCGGCGACACCGTGATCGCCACGCTGGCGGCCATGCTCGGCGCCGGCCTGCCGCTGGCGCAGGCGATGGAATGGTCGAACCGCGCCGCCGGCATCGTGGTCGGCAAGCTCGGCACCGCGGTGGCGACGGCCGAGGAGCTGTTCGACGCCTGA
- the cysS gene encoding cysteine--tRNA ligase: MLTVYNTLAREKQVFTPIEPGRVRMYVCGMTVYDLCHIGHARMLGAFDIVYRWLHASGYAVNYVRNITDIEDKIIKRALERGITPEQLVEQTVADMHLDLAALNLLPPTHEPRATEHVAGMIEMTERLIAKGRAYAAANGDVYYAVREFPGYGKLSGKSLDDLQAGQRVEVDPHKRDPLDFVLWKAAKPGEPHWDSPWGPGRPGWHIECSVMSEHHLGSHFDIHGGGEDLQFPHHENEIAQSEGCHDHTYVNYWLHNGFLQFAGEKMSKSLGNFFTIRDVLRQFDGEAVRFLIVRAHYRSPLNYSEELLRDAKHALDRLYTALRHTPPAGRAAVDWDSPHGRRFKAAMDDDFNTPEAVAVLFELAAEVNRSGSAELAGQLKGLAGILGLLQRDPVEYLQAGPSAGGEGEYSAERIEALIVARTEARKARDFAESDRIRKELADHGVVLEDGPQGTTWRRE; the protein is encoded by the coding sequence ATGCTCACCGTCTACAACACGCTGGCCCGCGAAAAGCAGGTCTTTACGCCCATCGAACCCGGCCGGGTGCGCATGTACGTTTGCGGCATGACGGTGTACGACCTCTGTCACATCGGCCATGCGCGCATGCTGGGTGCGTTCGACATCGTCTACCGCTGGCTGCATGCCTCGGGCTACGCGGTCAACTACGTGCGCAACATCACCGACATCGAGGACAAGATCATCAAGCGCGCCCTCGAGCGCGGGATCACGCCCGAACAATTGGTCGAGCAGACCGTCGCCGACATGCACCTCGATCTCGCCGCGCTCAACCTGCTGCCGCCGACCCACGAGCCGCGCGCGACCGAGCACGTGGCCGGCATGATCGAGATGACCGAGCGGCTGATCGCCAAGGGCCGCGCCTATGCCGCCGCCAACGGCGACGTCTACTACGCGGTGCGCGAGTTTCCCGGCTACGGCAAGCTGTCGGGCAAGTCGCTCGACGACCTGCAGGCCGGCCAGCGCGTCGAGGTCGATCCGCACAAGCGCGATCCGCTCGACTTCGTGCTGTGGAAGGCCGCCAAGCCCGGCGAGCCGCACTGGGATTCGCCCTGGGGGCCGGGCCGGCCGGGCTGGCACATCGAGTGCTCGGTCATGTCCGAGCACCACCTGGGCAGCCACTTCGACATCCACGGCGGCGGCGAGGATTTGCAGTTCCCGCACCACGAGAACGAGATCGCCCAGAGCGAGGGCTGCCACGACCACACCTACGTCAACTATTGGCTGCACAACGGCTTCCTGCAGTTCGCCGGCGAGAAGATGTCCAAGTCGCTGGGCAACTTCTTCACCATCCGCGACGTGCTGCGCCAGTTCGACGGCGAGGCGGTGCGCTTCCTGATCGTGCGCGCCCACTACCGCAGCCCGCTCAACTATTCGGAAGAGCTGCTGCGCGATGCCAAGCACGCGCTCGACCGGCTCTATACCGCGCTGCGCCACACGCCGCCGGCCGGCCGGGCGGCGGTCGACTGGGACAGCCCGCACGGCCGCCGTTTCAAGGCGGCGATGGACGACGACTTCAACACGCCCGAGGCGGTCGCCGTGCTGTTCGAACTGGCGGCCGAGGTGAACCGCAGCGGCTCGGCCGAGCTGGCCGGCCAGCTCAAGGGCCTGGCCGGCATCCTCGGCCTGCTGCAGCGCGATCCGGTCGAGTACCTGCAGGCCGGTCCCAGCGCCGGCGGCGAGGGCGAGTATTCGGCCGAGCGCATCGAGGCGCTGATCGTGGCGCGTACCGAGGCGCGCAAGGCGCGCGACTTCGCCGAATCGGACCGCATCCGCAAGGAGCTGGCCGACCATGGCGTGGTGCTCGAAGATGGTCCGCAGGGGACGACCTGGCGGCGCGAATAG
- the lapB gene encoding lipopolysaccharide assembly protein LapB, giving the protein MEFEAWWLILFPAVFGLGWLAARVDIKHVLADSRLLPRQYFEGLNHLLNDRTDKAVEVFVDLARNHSESIELQFALGHLFRRKGEIERAIRMHQKLLGRPELKQHEKHNAQYELALDFMKAGLFDRAEELFGQLGETDLSRAARRHLLGIYQQEKEWHKAIEAAQQLRDTSHTYQHEIAEFYCELATAAITRSQPAEARQYLQQALAEHRKCVRANLILGDLAAGEGQYEAAIEAWLRIESQDHRFLPFAARKLLDAYDRQGRAEEGTALLRGFLSTYPELDMLDVVYERIAATEGAEAAYGWLREELRRNPTQAGLVKLLAAQAADAPPERRAETDTMLRLTQEATRGLSMYHCAACGFKARQYFWHCPACNEWESFLPARGQAKA; this is encoded by the coding sequence GTGGAATTCGAAGCCTGGTGGCTGATCCTGTTTCCGGCCGTGTTCGGCCTCGGCTGGCTGGCCGCGCGCGTCGACATCAAGCACGTGCTCGCCGATTCGCGGTTGTTGCCGCGCCAGTATTTCGAGGGCCTGAACCACCTGCTCAACGACCGGACCGACAAGGCGGTCGAGGTGTTCGTCGACCTGGCCCGCAACCATAGCGAATCGATCGAGCTACAGTTCGCGCTCGGCCACCTGTTCCGCCGCAAGGGCGAGATCGAGCGCGCGATCCGCATGCACCAGAAGCTGCTGGGCCGGCCCGAGCTCAAGCAGCACGAGAAGCACAACGCACAGTACGAGCTGGCGCTCGACTTCATGAAGGCCGGCCTGTTCGACCGCGCCGAGGAGCTGTTCGGCCAGCTCGGCGAGACCGACCTGAGCCGCGCCGCGCGCCGCCACCTGCTCGGCATCTACCAGCAGGAAAAGGAATGGCACAAGGCGATCGAAGCGGCCCAGCAGCTGCGCGACACCAGCCATACCTACCAGCACGAGATCGCCGAGTTCTATTGCGAGCTGGCCACCGCCGCGATCACCCGCTCGCAGCCGGCCGAGGCGCGCCAGTACCTGCAGCAGGCGCTGGCCGAGCACCGCAAGTGCGTGCGCGCCAACCTGATCCTGGGCGACCTCGCCGCCGGCGAAGGCCAGTACGAGGCCGCGATCGAGGCCTGGTTGCGGATCGAGTCGCAGGATCACCGCTTCCTGCCGTTCGCCGCGCGCAAGCTGCTCGACGCCTACGACCGCCAGGGCCGGGCCGAGGAGGGCACCGCGCTGTTGCGCGGCTTCCTGTCGACCTATCCCGAGCTCGACATGCTCGACGTGGTGTACGAACGCATCGCCGCGACCGAGGGCGCCGAAGCGGCCTACGGCTGGCTGCGCGAGGAGCTGCGCCGCAATCCGACCCAGGCCGGCCTGGTCAAGCTGCTGGCCGCCCAGGCCGCCGACGCGCCGCCCGAGCGGCGGGCCGAGACCGACACCATGCTGCGCCTGACCCAGGAAGCCACGCGCGGGCTCAGCATGTACCACTGCGCCGCCTGCGGTTTCAAGGCGCGCCAGTATTTCTGGCATTGCCCGGCCTGCAACGAGTGGGAAAGCTTCCTGCCGGCGCGCGGCCAGGCCAAGGCCTGA
- a CDS encoding LapA family protein, whose protein sequence is MRYLAWFVRIVLFLLLFAFAIKNTDPVTLHGLWASRWEMPLIVVVLAAFALGVAAGALAMVLPYTRMRRELQELRRQRRKDGSAPLDEVLPDRVEPAAPLDAVL, encoded by the coding sequence GTGCGCTATCTCGCCTGGTTCGTCAGGATCGTGCTGTTCCTGCTGCTGTTCGCCTTCGCCATCAAGAACACCGATCCGGTGACGCTGCACGGCCTGTGGGCATCGCGCTGGGAAATGCCGCTGATCGTGGTGGTGCTCGCTGCCTTCGCCCTCGGCGTGGCGGCCGGCGCGCTGGCCATGGTGCTGCCCTACACGCGCATGCGGCGCGAGCTGCAGGAATTGCGGCGGCAGCGGCGCAAGGACGGCAGCGCGCCGCTCGACGAAGTGCTGCCCGACCGGGTCGAGCCGGCCGCGCCGCTCGACGCGGTACTCTGA
- a CDS encoding UDP-glucose dehydrogenase family protein — protein sequence MKLTIVGTGYVGLVTGTCLAEVGNDVLCLDLDPAKIATLREGGIPIYEPGLQEMVRRNAAAGRLRFTTDIDEAVAFGTLQVIAVGTPPGEDGSADLQYVVAAARNIGRRMTEYKVVIDKSTVPVGTADRVRAAIAEELAARGAEVPFSVVSNPEFLKEGAAVEDFMRPDRIVVGSDDERATELLRALYQPFQRNHDRLLVMDVRSAELTKYAANAMLATRISFMNELANLAEVLGADIELVRRGMGSDPRIGYHFLYPGLGYGGSCFPKDVQALRRTGSEHGVELQVLGAVEAANAAQKQRLVAKVVKHLGGDLSGRHFALWGLAFKPNTDDMREAPSLTVIEGLLARGATVTAYDPVAAHEAGRLLGGRIRCADSPMAALAGADALLIATEWKEFRSPDFEAIKQALKQPLIVDGRNLYDPKLMRELGFVYDAIGR from the coding sequence ATGAAGCTCACCATCGTCGGCACCGGCTACGTCGGCCTCGTCACCGGCACCTGCCTGGCCGAGGTCGGCAACGACGTGCTCTGCCTCGACCTGGATCCGGCCAAGATCGCCACGCTGCGCGAGGGCGGCATCCCGATCTACGAGCCGGGCCTGCAGGAGATGGTGCGCCGCAACGCCGCTGCCGGCCGCCTGCGCTTCACCACCGACATCGACGAGGCCGTGGCCTTCGGCACGCTGCAGGTGATCGCGGTCGGCACGCCGCCCGGCGAGGACGGCTCGGCCGACCTGCAGTACGTGGTGGCGGCGGCGCGCAACATCGGCCGCCGCATGACCGAATACAAGGTGGTGATCGACAAGTCGACCGTGCCGGTCGGCACCGCCGACCGCGTGCGCGCGGCGATCGCCGAGGAACTGGCGGCGCGCGGCGCCGAGGTGCCGTTCTCGGTGGTGTCCAACCCCGAATTCCTCAAGGAAGGCGCCGCGGTCGAGGACTTCATGCGGCCGGACCGCATCGTGGTCGGCAGCGACGACGAGCGCGCCACCGAGCTGCTGCGCGCGCTGTACCAGCCGTTCCAGCGCAACCACGACCGCCTCCTGGTGATGGACGTGCGCTCGGCCGAGCTGACCAAGTACGCCGCCAACGCGATGCTGGCCACCCGCATCTCCTTCATGAACGAGCTGGCCAACCTGGCCGAAGTGCTCGGCGCCGACATCGAGCTGGTGCGCCGCGGCATGGGCTCGGACCCGCGCATCGGCTACCACTTCCTCTACCCGGGCCTGGGCTACGGCGGTTCCTGCTTCCCCAAGGACGTGCAGGCGCTGCGCCGCACCGGCAGCGAGCACGGCGTCGAATTGCAGGTGCTCGGCGCGGTCGAGGCCGCCAACGCGGCGCAGAAGCAGCGGCTGGTCGCCAAGGTCGTGAAGCACCTCGGCGGCGATCTGAGCGGCCGCCATTTCGCGCTGTGGGGCCTGGCCTTCAAGCCCAATACCGACGACATGCGCGAGGCGCCGAGCCTGACCGTGATCGAGGGCCTCCTGGCGCGCGGCGCCACCGTCACCGCCTACGACCCGGTGGCGGCGCACGAGGCCGGCCGCCTGCTCGGCGGCCGCATCCGTTGCGCGGACAGCCCGATGGCGGCGCTGGCCGGCGCCGACGCGCTGCTGATCGCGACCGAGTGGAAGGAATTCCGCAGCCCCGATTTCGAGGCGATCAAGCAGGCGCTCAAGCAGCCGCTGATCGTCGACGGCCGCAATCTGTACGACCCGAAGCTGATGCGCGAGCTGGGCTTCGTCTACGACGCCATAGGCCGGTGA
- the pyrF gene encoding orotidine-5'-phosphate decarboxylase, protein MSPHPDPKILVALDYHEAAPALAFADRVTPGLCRLKVGKELFTAAGPQLVEQLVKRGFDVFLDLKFHDIPNTVAQAVKSAAALGVWMVNVHALGGRKMMSAAREALDAQQHRPLLIAVTVLTSMDGEALAELGLPEPAVLVPLLARLTLDCDLDGVVCSAQEASVLKKLCGQDFKLVTPGIRPAGSAAGDQSRIMTPEAALAAGADYLVIGRPITQSADPLAVLESIRASLAAA, encoded by the coding sequence ATGAGCCCGCATCCCGATCCGAAGATTCTCGTCGCCCTCGACTACCACGAAGCCGCCCCGGCCCTGGCCTTCGCCGACCGGGTGACGCCCGGGCTGTGCCGCCTCAAGGTCGGCAAGGAGCTGTTCACCGCGGCAGGGCCGCAACTGGTCGAGCAACTGGTGAAGCGCGGCTTCGATGTGTTCCTCGACCTCAAATTCCACGACATCCCCAATACCGTGGCGCAGGCGGTGAAGTCGGCCGCCGCGCTCGGCGTATGGATGGTCAACGTGCACGCGCTCGGCGGCCGCAAGATGATGAGCGCGGCGCGCGAGGCGCTCGACGCGCAGCAGCACCGGCCGCTGCTGATCGCGGTGACGGTGCTGACCAGCATGGACGGCGAGGCGCTGGCCGAGCTCGGCCTGCCCGAGCCGGCGGTGCTGGTGCCGCTCTTGGCGCGGCTGACGCTCGATTGCGACCTCGACGGCGTGGTCTGCTCGGCGCAGGAGGCCTCGGTGCTGAAGAAGCTGTGCGGGCAGGATTTCAAGCTGGTCACGCCGGGCATCCGGCCGGCCGGCAGCGCGGCCGGCGACCAGAGCCGGATCATGACGCCCGAGGCCGCGCTGGCGGCCGGCGCCGACTACCTGGTGATCGGCCGGCCGATCACCCAGAGCGCCGATCCGCTCGCGGTGCTGGAATCGATCCGCGCCAGCCTGGCCGCCGCCTGA
- a CDS encoding integration host factor subunit beta has translation MTKSELIAKLAERYPQLVAKDAELAVKTILDAMATSLASGQRIEIRGFGSFDLNYRPPRTGRNPKSGTKVAVPEKYVPHFKAGKELRERVDGREM, from the coding sequence ATGACCAAGTCCGAGCTGATCGCCAAGCTTGCGGAGCGGTACCCGCAGCTCGTGGCGAAGGACGCCGAGTTGGCCGTGAAGACGATCCTCGACGCGATGGCGACCAGTCTCGCCAGTGGCCAGCGGATCGAGATTCGGGGTTTCGGCAGCTTCGACTTGAACTACCGTCCGCCGCGGACGGGGCGCAATCCCAAGTCCGGCACCAAGGTTGCGGTGCCGGAGAAGTACGTGCCCCACTTCAAGGCAGGCAAGGAGTTGCGGGAGCGCGTGGACGGCCGCGAGATGTAA
- the rpoS gene encoding RNA polymerase sigma factor RpoS: protein MDTIEEDMLDEELLDEDEESSEAEGEGESEAQPEAEAGHYPLESTGDVTQIYLNDIGHNPLLTPDEERSLARRVVQGDFAARQKMIEHNLRLVVNIAKHYINRGMALLDLIEEGNIGLMHALEKFDPERGFRFSTYATWWIRQSIERAIMNQSRTIRLPVHVIKELNVYLRAQRHLEAQMGREPTMEEIAYQVDKPVEEVRRVMNLNERMASLDAPLDIDPMLSIGESIPDEQHDGPEMILQNAEIQRYVRDWLKQLNDKQRMVIERRYGLNGYDICTLEDLAAHLQLTRERVRQIQIEALESLRRLLRRQGVSRDVLLG, encoded by the coding sequence ATGGACACGATCGAAGAGGATATGCTGGACGAGGAGCTGCTGGACGAGGACGAGGAGTCCTCCGAGGCCGAAGGCGAAGGCGAGTCAGAGGCGCAGCCGGAAGCCGAGGCAGGCCACTACCCGCTCGAATCGACCGGCGACGTCACGCAGATCTACCTCAACGACATCGGCCATAACCCGCTGCTGACGCCGGACGAAGAGCGCAGCCTGGCGCGGCGCGTGGTGCAGGGCGATTTCGCGGCCCGGCAGAAGATGATCGAGCACAATCTGCGGCTGGTGGTGAACATCGCCAAGCATTACATCAACCGTGGCATGGCCCTGCTCGACCTGATCGAGGAAGGCAACATCGGCCTGATGCACGCGCTGGAGAAGTTCGATCCCGAGCGCGGTTTCCGCTTCTCGACCTATGCCACCTGGTGGATCCGCCAGAGCATCGAGCGCGCGATCATGAACCAGTCGCGCACGATCCGCCTGCCGGTGCACGTGATCAAGGAACTGAACGTCTACCTGCGCGCCCAGCGCCATCTCGAGGCGCAGATGGGCCGCGAGCCGACCATGGAGGAGATCGCCTACCAGGTCGACAAGCCGGTCGAGGAAGTGCGCCGGGTCATGAACCTCAACGAGCGCATGGCCTCGCTCGACGCTCCGCTCGACATCGACCCGATGCTGTCGATCGGCGAGTCGATCCCCGACGAGCAGCACGACGGCCCGGAGATGATCCTGCAGAACGCCGAGATCCAGCGCTACGTGCGCGACTGGCTCAAGCAGCTCAACGACAAGCAGCGCATGGTGATCGAGCGCCGCTACGGTCTCAACGGCTACGACATCTGTACGCTCGAGGACTTGGCCGCGCACCTGCAGCTCACGCGCGAACGGGTTCGCCAGATCCAGATCGAAGCGCTGGAAAGCCTGCGCCGGCTGTTGCGGCGCCAGGGCGTATCGCGCGACGTGCTGCTCGGCTGA
- the rpsA gene encoding 30S ribosomal protein S1, with translation MESFAALFEESLSRQEMRTGEVITAEVVAVEDKFVVINAGLKSESLIDINEFKNDQGVIDVKVGDFVQVAIDSIENGFGETKLSREKAKRLAAWIDLEDALEKGTIKTGLISGKVKGGLTVMINGIRAFLPGSLVDIRPIKDTTPFEGKNIEFKVIKLDRKRNNVVVSRRAVLEETMGEEREKLLSTLQEGAVVKGIVKNITDYGAFVDLGGIDGLLHITDLAWRRVKHPSEVLTVGDEVTAKVLKFDQEKNRVSLGLKQLGEDPWVGLGRRYPQGTRLFGKVTNITDYGAFVEIEQGIEGLVHVSEMDWTNKNIHPTKVVQLGDEVEVMILEIDEDRRRISLGMKQCMANPWDDFQATFKKGDKIRGAIKSITDFGVFIGLPGGIDGLVHLSDLSWNLPGEEAVRNYKKGDEVEALVLSIDVERERISMGIKQLEGDPFNNFVSTNDKGSVVKGTVKSLDAKGAVIALTEEVEGYLRATEVSRDRVENIGSVLKEGDQVEAMIINIDRKNRSINLSIKAKDMSDESSAMTKLSAESAGNAGTTSLGALLKAKLSGNQSE, from the coding sequence ATGGAAAGTTTCGCCGCCCTCTTCGAAGAGAGCCTCTCGCGCCAGGAAATGCGCACCGGTGAAGTGATCACCGCCGAGGTCGTCGCGGTCGAAGACAAGTTTGTCGTCATCAACGCCGGCCTGAAGTCCGAGTCGCTGATCGACATCAACGAATTCAAGAACGACCAGGGCGTGATCGACGTCAAGGTCGGCGACTTCGTCCAGGTCGCCATCGACAGCATCGAGAACGGTTTCGGCGAAACCAAGCTGTCGCGCGAAAAGGCCAAGCGCCTCGCCGCCTGGATCGACCTCGAAGACGCGCTGGAAAAGGGCACCATCAAGACCGGCCTGATCTCGGGCAAGGTCAAGGGCGGCCTGACGGTGATGATCAACGGCATCCGCGCCTTCCTGCCGGGTTCGCTGGTCGACATCCGTCCGATCAAGGACACCACGCCGTTCGAAGGCAAGAACATCGAGTTCAAGGTCATCAAGCTCGACCGCAAGCGCAACAACGTCGTCGTGTCGCGCCGCGCCGTGCTCGAAGAGACCATGGGCGAAGAGCGCGAAAAGCTGCTGTCCACGCTGCAAGAAGGTGCCGTGGTCAAGGGTATCGTCAAGAACATCACCGACTACGGTGCGTTCGTCGACCTCGGCGGCATCGATGGCCTGCTGCACATCACCGACCTGGCCTGGCGCCGCGTCAAGCACCCGAGCGAAGTGCTCACCGTCGGTGACGAAGTCACCGCCAAGGTGCTCAAGTTCGATCAAGAGAAGAACCGCGTCTCGCTCGGCCTCAAGCAGCTCGGCGAAGATCCGTGGGTGGGCCTGGGCCGCCGCTACCCGCAAGGCACCCGCCTGTTCGGCAAGGTCACCAACATCACCGACTACGGCGCGTTCGTCGAGATCGAGCAAGGCATCGAAGGCCTGGTGCACGTGTCGGAAATGGACTGGACCAACAAGAACATCCACCCGACCAAGGTCGTCCAGCTCGGCGACGAAGTCGAAGTGATGATCCTCGAGATCGACGAAGACCGCCGCCGCATCAGCCTCGGCATGAAGCAGTGCATGGCCAACCCGTGGGACGATTTCCAGGCGACCTTCAAGAAGGGCGACAAGATCCGCGGCGCCATCAAGTCGATCACCGACTTCGGCGTGTTCATCGGCCTGCCGGGCGGCATCGACGGCCTGGTCCACCTGTCGGACCTGTCGTGGAACCTGCCGGGCGAAGAAGCCGTGCGCAACTACAAGAAGGGCGACGAAGTCGAGGCCCTGGTGCTGTCGATCGACGTCGAGCGCGAGCGCATCTCGATGGGCATCAAGCAGCTCGAAGGCGATCCGTTCAACAACTTCGTGTCGACCAACGACAAGGGTTCCGTGGTCAAGGGCACCGTCAAGTCGCTCGACGCCAAGGGCGCCGTGATCGCGCTGACCGAAGAAGTCGAAGGCTACCTGCGTGCCACCGAAGTCTCGCGCGACCGCGTCGAGAACATCGGTTCGGTGCTGAAGGAAGGCGACCAGGTCGAGGCCATGATCATCAACATCGATCGCAAGAACCGTTCGATCAACCTGTCGATCAAGGCCAAGGACATGTCGGACGAGTCGAGCGCCATGACCAAGCTCAGCGCCGAATCGGCCGGCAATGCCGGTACGACCAGCCTGGGTGCGCTGCTGAAGGCCAAGCTGTCGGGCAACCAGTCCGAGTAA
- a CDS encoding peptidoglycan DD-metalloendopeptidase family protein has translation MNVRRTAGLLSTLMLVACATGPARSPAPVVDRTRPGAVPAAKPATPSGVAKSMPADARGKSYTVKAGDTLYSIALDNGLDYREVAAWNQLPDPNLIKIGQVLQLTEPGSAAVAAEAVASAEPSGVVVKPLRPEGDAPAAGPAKPEAAPTTATSAASPAAVATVGYPKALKLSYSSDAATVARQAEGPLQPAAQARTESRPEAKAEGKSEAKTDTKPEAKPVDSKPAADPKPAAATTAEEEIAWGWPAVGKVITPFSDMGKGIDIGGKTGQPVLAAGAGRVVYAGGGLRGYGKLVIIKHNKTYLSAYAHNSQLLVKEGDNVKKGDKIAEMGNSDAEQVKLHFEIRRFGKPVDPSKYLTAG, from the coding sequence TTGAACGTCCGCCGTACCGCCGGTCTTTTGTCCACCCTGATGTTGGTCGCCTGCGCGACCGGGCCGGCCCGTTCCCCCGCTCCCGTGGTCGACCGCACGCGCCCTGGCGCCGTCCCGGCCGCCAAGCCCGCGACGCCGTCCGGCGTCGCCAAGTCCATGCCGGCCGATGCGCGCGGCAAGTCCTATACCGTCAAGGCCGGCGACACCCTTTACAGCATCGCGCTCGACAACGGCCTCGACTACCGCGAGGTCGCGGCCTGGAATCAGCTGCCCGACCCGAACCTGATCAAGATCGGCCAGGTGCTGCAGCTCACCGAGCCGGGCAGCGCCGCCGTTGCCGCCGAGGCCGTGGCCTCGGCCGAACCCTCGGGCGTGGTCGTCAAGCCGCTCAGGCCCGAAGGCGATGCGCCGGCCGCGGGCCCGGCCAAGCCCGAGGCCGCGCCGACCACCGCAACGAGCGCCGCCTCGCCGGCCGCAGTGGCGACCGTCGGCTATCCCAAGGCACTCAAACTCTCCTACAGCAGCGATGCCGCCACCGTGGCGCGCCAGGCCGAAGGCCCGCTGCAGCCGGCCGCGCAGGCCAGGACCGAATCCAGGCCCGAGGCCAAGGCCGAAGGCAAATCCGAAGCGAAGACGGACACCAAGCCCGAAGCCAAGCCGGTCGACTCCAAGCCCGCGGCCGATCCCAAGCCCGCGGCCGCGACCACGGCCGAGGAAGAGATCGCCTGGGGCTGGCCGGCGGTCGGCAAGGTGATCACCCCGTTCTCCGACATGGGCAAGGGCATCGACATCGGTGGCAAGACCGGCCAACCGGTGCTGGCCGCAGGTGCCGGCCGCGTGGTGTACGCGGGCGGCGGCTTACGCGGCTATGGCAAGCTGGTCATCATCAAGCACAACAAGACCTATCTCTCGGCATATGCGCATAACAGTCAGTTGTTGGTCAAAGAAGGGGACAACGTGAAGAAGGGAGACAAAATTGCCGAAATGGGGAATAGCGACGCAGAGCAGGTCAAGCTGCACTTCGAAATCCGGCGCTTTGGCAAGCCGGTCGATCCATCCAAATATCTAACGGCGGGCTGA